CACCGAAGATGAAATATGAGAGCAATGCCCATAAACACAATGTCGAGTGACATTACCAAACTACAGTCTAGACAATGGTGTTACTCAGACCACGGACCTACTATAGCTCTTGGTAAGCACTATAAACAGGAGTGAGGCGGATTTGTTTTGAACAAATCACGTCACCGCTGGGCAAGACTAACATAATGTCCAACATGGAGTCTTGGTAGTGTGTAGACTTAATGGTATCTAATTTTATGACTTGATCAAGAAGGGTCTTGCCAACTAAACTGCcacttctctctcgcctaTCCTTGTACATTCCCAACCTGAGAGTTCCCACACCGTCGTGGTCATGCcacctctctcttctcaacctcgtcaaccttGGCCTGGGCATGCACTCTGGCaaccccggccgccgagtCTTTGCCGTCGAAGAGCATGGAGATCTCCTCCAACGTCGGGCCCTTGGTCTCGACAAAAAATAAGTAGATAACCAGACATTCGATTACCAGACTGGAATCACAGACTCGTTAGAACACATGCCTTGGGAAATACGCACACACACCATGCACTCACATTGCAATATAGACAAAGTAGAACTTCCACTCCAActgctcaaggccgaggggGTTGACCCATTGGTTGAAGACGCCGCTGAGGGCAGTGAAGCAGAAGCACAGGTTGAGACCCTTGGCGCGGATGTTGTAGGGCAGAATCTCGACGGTGTACGAAACGGTGAGCCCCGGccaggcggcgccggcgacgccgtagAAGACGAAGATCatggccacgacggcgaTACCCGCGGACGCCGATTCAGTCTGGGCGTATACCGCGCTGCAGGCCGTCCAGACGGAAAAGGAGATGAGCATGCCCACGCCAGCGAACAGGAAAAGGACGCGGCGCCCGACGCggtcgacgaagaaggcTGCCGTGAGGGAGACCAGCCAAGACCAGATGGTAAGACCGCCGTTGATGTACGCTTGAGTGATGGAACTGAGAGGAGCACCTGTTAGACTCAAATTTGCAGAAGTGGAAGGGTAAGTAGGTTATGCGGGGGGGCGGGACCTACTCCTTGATTCCGATGGTGCCGAGGATGACGGAAAGCTGTAGAGGTTTAGCTTCGAGTcagtcaacaaccccttaGAAACACAACACAGCCCATGGACTTACATAGTACGACACGAGGCCGTTTCCACTGCATTGTGAGAAAATGGCCGTGGCAATGATCAGGCCACATCGCTTGCGGTTGCCGGGAGTACGGACCAGCTCCATCCAGCCGCTCTGCGCCGaagcctccttctccagcctCAGCGTGGTGGAgatctcggccagctccCAGTTGGCGAACTCGTCGTTCTCGTTGTTGTTCCCGTGGTACTTGATGAGGACgcgcttggcctcggcctccttgcccttgctgATCAGCCACCTCGGGCTCTCCGGCAGGAACCAGATGGACAGCAGCTGGATGCCGGGCATCATGCACTGCAGGCCCGTGGGCAGCGTCCACTGGATGTTGCCGGACTGGTTGGTGAGGGTCCCGAAGCAGGTCCAGGCCGAGATGATGCTGCCGAGGTACCACAGGGTGTTGTAGAGGGTCGTGACTTTACCCCGGTGCTGCGGGTGCGCGACCTCGGTGATGAGGAGGGGGCAGGTGGCGTTGGAGATGTTGGAGCCGGCGCCCATGATGAAGCGGCCGACGAGGTACATGGCGTCTCGCCTGGCTCCCGCCCCGACGGGGAAGGACTGGAGCAGGgcgccgaagatgacgatgatgcagCCGATGGCGGTGCCCCATttgcggccgaggccgtcggcgacgtagGGCGCGAAGAGGAGAACGAAGAGACCGCCGAAGCCGGGCATGGCGCCGAAGATGCCTAACCTTGAGCCTGAAGGATGGTCGAAATCTAGTCGAATGAAGGACAAGGTTTTCGATTAGCACGATGAACAGGGCAAACTTGATCTGGTAAACTCGGCCGAaaaccccccctcttcccccctgATACCATCTAGACAATGGAGTTAGTTGTTTGGTTGACTTACAGCTCTG
The DNA window shown above is from Colletotrichum destructivum chromosome 2, complete sequence and carries:
- a CDS encoding Putative major facilitator, sugar transporter, major facilitator superfamily, translating into MDLKQKESHGVDHVDVANMNDVYLQPPEATTVPWYKQTQLRKLYFNMVFLFLGSTTLGYDASLLNGLQTMQSWQSYFDHPSGSRLGIFGAMPGFGGLFVLLFAPYVADGLGRKWGTAIGCIIVIFGALLQSFPVGAGARRDAMYLVGRFIMGAGSNISNATCPLLITEVAHPQHRGKVTTLYNTLWYLGSIISAWTCFGTLTNQSGNIQWTLPTGLQCMMPGIQLLSIWFLPESPRWLISKGKEAEAKRVLIKYHGNNNENDEFANWELAEISTTLRLEKEASAQSGWMELVRTPGNRKRCGLIIATAIFSQCSGNGLVSYYLSVILGTIGIKDSITQAYINGGLTIWSWLVSLTAAFFVDRVGRRVLFLFAGVGMLISFSVWTACSAVYAQTESASAGIAVVAMIFVFYGVAGAAWPGLTVSYTVEILPYNIRAKGLNLCFCFTALSGVFNQWVNPLGLEQLEWKFYFVYIAILVIECLVIYLFFVETKGPTLEEISMLFDGKDSAAGVARVHAQAKVDEVEKREVA